The Chloroflexota bacterium genome has a window encoding:
- the radC gene encoding DNA repair protein RadC produces MAGGIGGLPSSGSGGRPERVHERRRTLVAILEPTPDAPSPRTAPTAVPAGRRIREVPAAERPRERLALRGVGGLTTAELIALIWGSGTRGASALDLAEEALARHDGVTGLARASELELAALPGVGAVRAGQLVAAFELGRRLLADWPAGRWTVRSPTDVADRLVLQMGRLEREELRAVLLNTKNTVLRVVTVYQGNVSASLVRVGELFRDAVRLNATGVILVHNHPSGDPTPSSDDLHLTAEALAAGRLLDIDLLDHLVIGHDAWVSLRDRGVAFDRHA; encoded by the coding sequence ATGGCGGGGGGAATCGGCGGGCTCCCGTCGTCCGGGTCCGGGGGACGCCCCGAGCGTGTCCACGAGCGGAGACGTACATTGGTCGCGATCCTCGAACCCACCCCTGACGCCCCGAGTCCCCGGACGGCGCCCACGGCCGTGCCTGCGGGTCGGCGGATCCGCGAAGTCCCGGCCGCCGAGCGGCCGCGCGAGCGCCTCGCCCTGCGGGGCGTCGGCGGCCTGACGACCGCGGAGCTCATCGCGCTCATCTGGGGATCGGGCACCCGCGGCGCGTCCGCCCTCGACCTCGCCGAAGAGGCGCTCGCCCGCCACGACGGCGTCACCGGCCTCGCCCGGGCGAGCGAGCTGGAGCTCGCTGCACTCCCCGGTGTCGGAGCCGTCCGGGCCGGCCAGCTCGTGGCGGCGTTCGAGCTCGGACGCCGGCTCCTCGCCGACTGGCCGGCCGGCAGGTGGACCGTCCGTTCGCCGACCGATGTCGCGGACCGGCTCGTCCTCCAGATGGGCCGCCTCGAGCGCGAGGAGCTCCGGGCGGTCCTCCTCAACACGAAGAACACCGTCCTCCGCGTCGTCACGGTCTACCAGGGCAACGTGAGCGCCTCGCTCGTGCGGGTCGGCGAGCTGTTTCGCGACGCGGTCAGGCTCAACGCGACGGGCGTCATCCTCGTCCACAACCATCCGTCCGGCGATCCGACACCGAGCTCGGACGACCTCCACCTCACGGCGGAAGCGCTCGCCGCGGGACGGCTCCTCGATATCGACCTGCTCGACCATCTCGTCATCGGCCACGATGCATGGGTCTCGCTCCGCGACCGCGGCGTGGCGTTCGATCGTCACGCGTGA
- a CDS encoding CPBP family intramembrane metalloprotease, translating to MTGPDLPGPPRPGARTFTLEGRAAPGLFLVGWLAFLMGAGFLVVAFLSGVAEGVSFALALIGLALLSLGLVAGAGSQTIERAAHAPDGPPSSPVGPSPFLVFAASIPLSLLIIAILGVPLVALGMDTAGPVATLLSVAVQALVYLALIRLLVVGPGTLTWRAMGIGGRPLPALVEDVAWGVVIAVPVLLASALLAVLLSPILPTPDSPLPPSGSGGGLAANVLAAVVVAPLGEELFFRGFSTTIWARSMPVRAAVLRAAVFFAIGHVLTVGGTDFGDATGRAVVAFVTRLPVALALGAIFVRRRSLAAPLALHATFNGLLLVLAQVATHG from the coding sequence TTGACCGGACCCGATCTCCCGGGACCGCCGCGTCCCGGAGCGCGGACGTTCACCCTCGAGGGTCGCGCCGCACCGGGGCTCTTCCTCGTCGGCTGGCTCGCCTTCCTCATGGGTGCCGGGTTCCTCGTCGTGGCGTTCCTGTCCGGCGTGGCCGAGGGCGTCTCCTTCGCGCTCGCGCTCATCGGGCTCGCCCTCCTCTCGCTCGGGCTGGTCGCCGGGGCGGGGTCGCAGACGATCGAGCGGGCGGCTCACGCCCCGGACGGACCGCCATCGTCGCCGGTCGGGCCGTCACCGTTCCTCGTCTTCGCCGCCTCGATCCCGCTCTCGCTTCTCATCATCGCGATCCTCGGCGTGCCCCTCGTGGCGCTCGGCATGGACACCGCGGGACCTGTCGCGACGCTCCTCTCGGTCGCCGTCCAGGCGCTCGTCTACCTCGCCCTCATCCGGCTCCTCGTCGTCGGCCCTGGGACGCTCACGTGGCGGGCGATGGGGATCGGCGGACGGCCGCTGCCCGCCCTCGTGGAGGACGTCGCCTGGGGTGTCGTGATCGCCGTTCCCGTCCTCCTCGCGAGCGCGCTCCTCGCGGTGCTCCTCTCGCCGATCCTGCCGACACCGGACAGTCCGCTCCCGCCGTCCGGCAGCGGCGGCGGTCTCGCCGCCAACGTCCTGGCTGCCGTCGTCGTCGCTCCCCTGGGCGAAGAGCTGTTCTTCCGCGGCTTCTCGACGACGATCTGGGCCCGCTCCATGCCGGTCCGAGCGGCTGTCCTCCGGGCGGCGGTCTTCTTCGCCATCGGCCACGTCCTCACCGTGGGCGGGACCGACTTCGGCGATGCGACCGGCCGGGCGGTGGTGGCGTTCGTGACCCGCCTGCCGGTGGCCCTCGCCCTCGGGGCGATCTTCGTCCGGCGGCGGTCGCTTGCCGCCCCGCTCGCCCTCCACGCGACGTTCAACGGACTGCTCCTCGTCCTCGCCCAGGTCGCCACGCACGGCTGA
- a CDS encoding zinc ribbon domain-containing protein has product MDQLIQQVGSFFGGIVGNPIVQLTSQVVAVYVVVIWLAASYWAFRDMQLRTENPVLPYVAAAFIIVFSPVAFVAAVIVYRIVRPQEKIGEVFERTLAEEALLAEVESVSSCPACARRVNDEWILCPTCRTRLKRVCPNCSRLVGLDWSLCAWCGRDFERREAPAALAPAVTDVSVGRSIPRGAMPEIAPDPLAVPPSTRVRPARPIRPANPTRSSSDPLPER; this is encoded by the coding sequence ATGGACCAACTCATCCAGCAGGTCGGATCCTTCTTCGGCGGGATCGTCGGCAATCCGATCGTCCAGCTGACATCCCAGGTCGTCGCGGTCTACGTCGTCGTCATCTGGCTCGCCGCGTCGTACTGGGCGTTCCGCGACATGCAGCTGCGGACCGAGAATCCGGTGCTGCCGTACGTGGCGGCGGCGTTCATCATCGTCTTCTCGCCGGTCGCCTTCGTCGCCGCGGTCATCGTCTACCGGATCGTCCGGCCGCAGGAGAAGATCGGCGAGGTATTCGAGCGGACGCTCGCCGAGGAGGCGCTCCTCGCGGAGGTGGAGTCCGTCTCGTCGTGCCCCGCATGCGCCCGCCGCGTCAACGACGAGTGGATCCTCTGCCCCACGTGTCGGACCCGCCTCAAGCGCGTCTGTCCGAACTGCAGCCGGCTCGTCGGCCTGGACTGGTCGCTCTGTGCTTGGTGCGGACGCGACTTCGAGCGGCGTGAGGCGCCGGCCGCGCTCGCCCCGGCCGTGACCGACGTGAGCGTCGGCCGCTCGATCCCTCGGGGCGCGATGCCGGAGATCGCGCCGGACCCGCTCGCGGTCCCGCCGTCGACCCGCGTCCGACCAGCCCGCCCGATCCGCCCGGCGAACCCGACCCGCTCCTCGTCCGACCCGCTGCCGGAGCGTTGA
- a CDS encoding UPF0182 family protein, translating to MRDLFDEFMDELRRRQAAASGQAAGGSVNRRASGEPHGPDEAPVEDASDEVPAPPPSEPEAAEALDDASPDERDDVPPGPRPTPIDDRPRRPRGLRGPRGRRPTGGGGSPPPGGPDDGAGRSPRGGGRRIGLAVLVVAILLVLALGGTTVTFWTDAIWFRSVGFESVFWTRVLTQLGLFVGTLVVALVLLLGGLWLADRGVPRSTGRGGAGSLFDRLAEAMRTMEERSMEARVANARRFGGRLGDDPRFERFDQRAGGGRGPGGPRPVVVDGDEMPELTPILRIALVVIAVLFALGIAGTVAGRWETIQLWAHQVPYAPAGAPPVTDPVFGRDIGFFLFQLPFIRLLQSVATTLLIGSLILAGARYAVGLVEAGLQLTTRVRVHLAVLGGLLLILIAVGYQLDKLELVYSNRGVATGVSYTDAHAQFLAFDVLTVIAALAGAFLVGAAFTRWVWPLGFAVASWLVASFVLGTVYPALVQQFSVLPNQYAQEQPYIANNIAMTRLAFGLSAWSPTPFDGAAPLTQAKVTAESATFQNARLWDKVPLGDALGQLQTIRQYYAFTDVDTDRYTIDGQLRQVMLSARELAPDKNPQANSWVNQRITFTHGVGVAMVPVNQATPAGQPDLIIKDLPPVSVGGAPAIAQPRIYFGERPSDYVIVDAKQAAFDYPVGSTTSATDGTAAPPWTGTSGIRLDTTLARALFAIRFGDVNLLISDQITADSQLLFHRSLSDRLGLIAPFLRFDQDPYLVISGGKLFYVQDAYTISDRFPNAQSFDGSTLGSTSGLAADSFNYIRNSVKIVMNAYDGSMTFYVADPTDPIIRAYEGIFPGLFTPLASMPADLQAHLRVPEDLFNVETNQFAKYHVTDTAAFYSNSDLWTVPANPGGSQSLPTEAYYVVMRLPDQPKAEFLLLQPMVPKSRPNMIAWIAARNDGSNRGQVLVYQFPQDTSVLGPNQIEAKIDAEPTISSQVSLWDQAGSKVIKGNLIVIPLQDSLIYLQPIYLQSANAAFPQLQKVVLATSTTVVWGDTLDQALRLLLAGGFPGSNGAAGGGSGGPTASPGPGTSPGPTASPGTGQALPADVQALVGYANLHFERAQAALRAGDFATYGSEIALVRDALARLATLTGGSPAPSSPAAPTSSPAAPSSGASLAP from the coding sequence ATGCGTGACCTGTTCGACGAGTTCATGGACGAACTCCGACGCCGTCAGGCGGCGGCGTCGGGTCAGGCCGCCGGCGGATCGGTGAACCGTCGGGCGAGCGGCGAGCCGCATGGACCGGACGAGGCCCCGGTGGAGGACGCGTCGGACGAGGTCCCGGCGCCGCCGCCGTCAGAGCCGGAGGCCGCCGAGGCACTCGATGACGCGTCGCCTGACGAGCGGGACGACGTCCCACCAGGACCGCGCCCGACGCCGATCGACGACCGGCCTCGCCGCCCGCGCGGCCTGCGAGGCCCTCGGGGGCGGCGCCCGACGGGCGGCGGCGGATCGCCTCCGCCGGGCGGACCGGACGACGGCGCCGGCAGATCCCCTCGCGGCGGAGGGCGGCGGATCGGCCTCGCGGTCCTCGTCGTTGCGATCCTCCTCGTCCTCGCACTCGGCGGCACGACGGTCACGTTCTGGACGGACGCGATCTGGTTCCGGAGCGTCGGCTTCGAGAGCGTCTTCTGGACCCGCGTCCTCACCCAGCTCGGCCTCTTCGTCGGCACCCTCGTCGTCGCCCTCGTCCTCCTCCTCGGCGGGCTGTGGCTTGCCGATCGAGGCGTGCCGCGATCGACCGGCCGCGGCGGTGCCGGCTCGCTGTTCGACCGTCTCGCCGAGGCGATGCGGACGATGGAGGAACGCTCCATGGAGGCGCGGGTGGCGAACGCCCGGCGCTTCGGCGGTCGACTCGGCGACGATCCCCGGTTCGAGCGGTTCGACCAGCGGGCCGGTGGCGGTCGAGGGCCCGGCGGGCCCCGTCCCGTGGTCGTCGACGGAGACGAGATGCCGGAGCTCACGCCGATCCTCCGCATCGCGCTCGTGGTCATCGCCGTCCTCTTCGCCCTCGGCATCGCCGGCACCGTGGCCGGCCGATGGGAGACGATCCAGCTCTGGGCCCACCAGGTCCCGTATGCACCGGCCGGCGCTCCGCCGGTGACGGACCCGGTCTTCGGGCGCGACATCGGCTTCTTCCTCTTCCAGCTGCCGTTCATCCGGCTCCTGCAGTCCGTCGCGACGACGCTGCTGATCGGCAGTCTCATCCTCGCCGGCGCGCGGTACGCGGTCGGTCTCGTGGAAGCCGGCCTGCAGCTCACGACGCGCGTGCGGGTCCATCTCGCGGTCCTCGGCGGCCTCCTGCTCATCCTCATCGCCGTCGGCTACCAGCTCGACAAGCTCGAGCTCGTCTACTCGAACCGCGGCGTCGCGACCGGCGTGAGCTACACGGATGCGCACGCCCAGTTCCTCGCCTTCGACGTCCTCACCGTCATCGCCGCGCTCGCCGGAGCGTTCCTTGTGGGCGCCGCCTTCACCCGCTGGGTCTGGCCGCTCGGGTTCGCCGTGGCGAGCTGGCTCGTCGCCTCGTTCGTGCTCGGGACGGTGTACCCGGCGCTCGTCCAGCAGTTCTCGGTCCTGCCGAACCAGTACGCCCAGGAGCAGCCATACATCGCGAACAACATCGCGATGACGCGACTCGCGTTCGGCCTGTCCGCATGGTCGCCGACGCCGTTCGACGGTGCCGCCCCGCTCACCCAGGCGAAGGTCACGGCGGAATCAGCGACCTTCCAGAACGCGCGCCTGTGGGACAAGGTGCCGCTCGGCGACGCGCTTGGCCAGCTGCAGACGATCCGGCAGTACTACGCCTTCACGGACGTCGACACGGACCGCTACACGATCGACGGCCAGCTACGCCAGGTGATGCTCTCGGCGCGGGAGCTGGCGCCGGACAAGAACCCGCAGGCAAACTCGTGGGTGAACCAGCGGATCACGTTCACCCATGGCGTGGGCGTCGCGATGGTCCCGGTGAACCAGGCGACGCCGGCCGGTCAGCCGGACCTCATCATCAAGGATCTGCCGCCGGTCTCGGTCGGCGGTGCGCCCGCGATCGCCCAGCCGCGGATCTACTTCGGTGAGCGTCCCTCGGACTACGTGATCGTGGACGCGAAGCAGGCGGCATTCGACTACCCGGTCGGCAGCACGACGAGCGCGACGGACGGGACCGCCGCGCCGCCCTGGACCGGCACCTCCGGAATCAGGCTCGACACGACCCTCGCGCGTGCGCTGTTCGCCATCCGGTTCGGGGACGTCAACCTCCTCATCAGCGACCAGATCACCGCGGACAGCCAGCTGCTCTTCCACCGCTCGCTCAGCGACCGGCTCGGCCTCATCGCGCCATTCCTTCGCTTCGACCAGGACCCGTACCTCGTGATCTCGGGCGGAAAGCTGTTCTACGTCCAGGACGCGTACACGATCAGCGACCGCTTCCCGAACGCCCAGTCGTTCGACGGTTCGACCCTCGGCTCGACGAGCGGTCTCGCGGCCGATTCGTTCAACTACATCCGGAACAGCGTGAAGATCGTCATGAACGCCTACGACGGGTCCATGACGTTCTACGTCGCCGATCCCACGGACCCGATCATCCGGGCCTATGAGGGCATCTTCCCGGGACTGTTCACCCCGCTGGCGAGCATGCCGGCTGATCTCCAGGCCCACCTCCGCGTCCCGGAGGACCTGTTCAACGTCGAGACGAACCAGTTCGCGAAGTACCACGTGACGGATACGGCGGCGTTCTACTCGAACAGCGACCTGTGGACGGTCCCCGCCAACCCGGGCGGCTCGCAGAGCCTGCCGACCGAGGCGTACTACGTCGTCATGCGCCTGCCCGATCAGCCGAAGGCGGAATTCCTCCTCCTCCAGCCGATGGTCCCCAAGTCCCGACCGAACATGATCGCCTGGATCGCCGCTCGCAACGACGGGTCGAACCGGGGCCAGGTCCTGGTCTACCAGTTCCCCCAGGACACGAGCGTCCTCGGCCCGAACCAGATCGAGGCGAAGATCGACGCGGAACCGACGATCTCCTCCCAGGTGAGCCTGTGGGACCAGGCCGGGAGCAAGGTCATCAAGGGCAACCTCATCGTCATCCCGCTCCAGGACTCGCTCATCTATCTCCAGCCGATCTACCTGCAATCGGCGAATGCGGCCTTCCCGCAGCTGCAGAAAGTCGTCCTCGCGACGTCGACCACCGTCGTCTGGGGCGACACGCTCGACCAGGCGCTGCGGCTCCTCCTCGCCGGCGGATTCCCGGGCAGCAACGGGGCGGCTGGCGGCGGATCCGGCGGCCCGACCGCGAGTCCGGGTCCGGGAACAAGCCCCGGTCCCACGGCGAGCCCAGGGACCGGCCAGGCCCTGCCGGCGGATGTCCAGGCACTCGTCGGCTACGCGAACCTCCACTTCGAGCGAGCGCAGGCCGCCCTCCGGGCCGGAGACTTCGCGACGTATGGATCGGAGATCGCCCTCGTCCGGGACGCGCTCGCGCGCCTCGCGACCCTGACGGGCGGATCTCCGGCTCCCTCGTCACCCGCCGCCCCAACCTCATCCCCCGCAGCGCCATCGTCCGGAGCGAGCCTCGCGCCCTGA
- the guaA gene encoding glutamine-hydrolyzing GMP synthase produces the protein MEAYLEVALDAGAPARSSADRPAEPDTVVVLDFGSQFAQLIARRIRELNVYSELLPHDTSWAEILRRRPKAIVLSGGPNSVYDADAPKPDPAIWTGRIPVLGICYGAQLMAHELGGDVLPATRREYGPASVTVTEDDGLFAGLDREQPVWMSHGDSITRLPEGFRATAQTDSTPYAGLVDDARGLHGIQFHPEVVHTPRGRDVLRNFIVGIAGATPSWTPTNFIDQTVADIRARVDAHARITGSDGLVICALSGGVDSAVAAALVHRAVGDRLTCIYVDHGLMRKRESELLRATFAEHLGMRLVMVDARGRFLARLAGVEDPEQKRRIIGDEFIRVFEEEATRLGRIDFLTQGTLYPDVIESTAPETKAAQKIKTHHNVGGLPADLRFQLIEPLRYLFKDEVRAVGIELGLPDAMVQRQPFPGPGLAIRIIGEVTAERLDTLRDADWIVIDEIKAAGLYRSVWQSFAILTPVLSVGVMGDGRTYANVVAIRAVTSEDGMTADWAKLPYDVLGRISSRIVNEVPGVNRVVYDISSKPPATIEWE, from the coding sequence GTGGAGGCGTACCTCGAGGTCGCGCTCGACGCCGGGGCGCCCGCCCGATCGTCCGCGGATCGGCCCGCCGAACCGGACACCGTCGTCGTCCTCGACTTCGGCAGTCAGTTCGCCCAGCTCATCGCGCGCCGGATCCGGGAGCTCAATGTCTACTCGGAGCTCCTCCCGCACGACACATCCTGGGCGGAGATCCTGCGGCGGCGGCCGAAGGCGATCGTCCTCTCCGGTGGTCCGAACTCCGTCTACGACGCCGACGCGCCGAAACCGGATCCGGCGATCTGGACCGGCCGGATCCCTGTCCTCGGCATCTGCTACGGCGCCCAGCTCATGGCCCATGAGCTCGGCGGCGACGTCCTGCCGGCGACGCGTCGTGAATACGGACCGGCGAGCGTGACGGTCACGGAGGACGACGGTCTCTTCGCCGGCCTCGATCGGGAGCAGCCCGTCTGGATGAGTCACGGCGACTCGATCACCCGCCTGCCCGAGGGATTCCGGGCGACCGCCCAGACGGACTCCACACCGTACGCCGGCCTCGTCGACGACGCTCGCGGCCTCCACGGCATCCAGTTCCATCCCGAGGTCGTCCACACGCCGCGCGGGCGCGATGTGCTCCGGAACTTCATCGTCGGCATCGCCGGTGCGACCCCGAGCTGGACACCGACGAATTTCATCGACCAGACCGTGGCGGACATCCGGGCGCGCGTGGACGCTCACGCCCGTATCACCGGATCGGACGGGCTCGTGATCTGCGCCCTCTCCGGCGGGGTCGACTCGGCTGTCGCGGCGGCGCTCGTCCATCGCGCCGTGGGGGATCGGCTCACCTGCATCTACGTCGATCACGGTCTCATGCGGAAGCGCGAGTCCGAGCTCCTCCGGGCCACGTTCGCCGAGCACCTCGGGATGCGCCTCGTCATGGTGGACGCCCGCGGTCGCTTCCTCGCCCGGCTCGCCGGCGTCGAGGACCCCGAGCAGAAGCGGCGGATCATCGGCGACGAGTTCATCCGCGTCTTCGAGGAGGAGGCCACGAGGCTCGGGCGGATCGATTTCCTCACCCAGGGGACGCTCTACCCGGACGTCATCGAATCGACCGCCCCCGAGACGAAGGCCGCCCAGAAGATCAAGACCCACCACAACGTCGGGGGGCTGCCGGCGGATCTCCGATTCCAGCTCATCGAGCCGCTCCGCTACCTGTTCAAGGACGAGGTCCGGGCGGTGGGGATCGAGCTCGGTCTGCCGGACGCGATGGTCCAGCGCCAGCCGTTCCCGGGACCCGGCCTGGCGATCCGGATCATCGGCGAAGTGACCGCCGAGCGCCTCGACACGCTGCGCGACGCGGACTGGATAGTCATCGACGAGATCAAGGCCGCCGGACTCTACCGCAGCGTCTGGCAGTCGTTCGCGATCCTCACCCCGGTCCTCAGCGTCGGGGTCATGGGTGACGGGCGGACCTACGCGAATGTCGTCGCGATCCGGGCCGTCACCTCGGAGGACGGCATGACCGCTGACTGGGCGAAGCTCCCGTACGACGTCCTCGGCCGGATCAGCAGCCGGATCGTCAACGAGGTCCCGGGCGTCAATCGCGTCGTGTACGACATCAGCAGCAAGCCGCCGGCGACCATCGAATGGGAGTGA
- a CDS encoding globin — protein sequence MDGLAGRTTLFERAGGMPFFEALVGRFYDGVAGDPLIRPLYPETDEGLPEARRRLTLFLTQYWGGPTTYDEERGHPRLRMRHAPFAIGTSERDGWLVHMRAAIAALAPPADVAAELDGYFVMAAEAMRNRA from the coding sequence ATGGATGGCCTCGCCGGACGCACGACGCTGTTCGAACGGGCCGGCGGCATGCCGTTCTTCGAGGCACTCGTCGGGCGCTTCTACGATGGGGTCGCCGGCGATCCCCTCATCCGGCCGCTCTATCCGGAGACGGACGAGGGCCTCCCCGAGGCCCGCCGCCGGTTGACCCTTTTCCTCACCCAGTACTGGGGCGGACCCACCACGTACGACGAGGAGCGCGGTCACCCGCGCCTGCGGATGCGCCACGCGCCGTTCGCCATCGGCACGTCCGAGCGCGATGGATGGCTCGTCCACATGCGGGCCGCGATCGCCGCCCTCGCACCGCCGGCGGATGTCGCCGCGGAGCTCGACGGCTATTTCGTGATGGCCGCCGAGGCGATGCGCAACCGGGCCTGA
- a CDS encoding GuaB3 family IMP dehydrogenase-related protein produces MTHAEGTTATATATAATTATATATAATTTTAAATTTASPASPAANRRVFRSKVDSIRRTYGFEDVSLAPGTDTIEPADVDLGQAFCGIDLRIPILAAAMDAVVDARLAGELARLGGLAILNLEGVQTRYDEPATILARIAAAPDVEVHDVLGEAYAAPIRDELVARRIEEIRAAGSKVAVAATPAAARRFGPFCAEHGADLFLVQSQVSSARHLATGYDPLSLVEFTRFMPIPVAVGNTTNPEAAFQLMEQGAAAVFVGVGPGAACTTREVLGIGIPQVTAISDVAGARDAFYEASGRYVPIVADGGMRRGGEIAKAIAAGADVVMLGSPLARAAEAPGGGVNWGMAAPSPVLPRGTRIRVGTVGPLERILYGPAGVTDGSENLVGALRQSMAALGARTIREMQQVEMVYAPSVQTEGKSWQRGR; encoded by the coding sequence ATGACGCACGCTGAAGGCACGACCGCGACCGCGACCGCGACCGCTGCCACGACCGCGACCGCGACCGCGACCGCTGCCACGACCACGACCGCCGCCGCCACCACGACCGCGAGTCCGGCGAGTCCGGCTGCAAATCGTCGGGTCTTCCGCTCGAAGGTCGATTCGATCCGGCGGACCTATGGCTTCGAGGACGTCTCGCTCGCCCCCGGCACGGACACCATCGAGCCGGCGGACGTCGACCTCGGCCAGGCGTTCTGCGGGATCGACCTTCGGATCCCCATCCTTGCCGCCGCCATGGACGCCGTCGTCGATGCCCGCCTCGCCGGGGAGCTTGCCCGCCTCGGCGGCCTCGCGATCCTGAACCTCGAGGGCGTCCAGACCCGCTACGACGAACCCGCCACCATCCTCGCCCGGATCGCCGCCGCCCCGGACGTCGAGGTCCACGACGTGCTCGGCGAGGCGTACGCCGCGCCGATCCGCGATGAGCTCGTCGCTCGCCGGATTGAGGAGATCCGCGCGGCCGGCTCGAAGGTCGCCGTTGCGGCGACGCCCGCCGCCGCCCGCCGCTTCGGTCCGTTCTGTGCCGAGCATGGCGCGGACCTGTTCCTCGTCCAGAGCCAGGTCTCGAGCGCCCGGCACCTCGCGACCGGCTATGACCCGCTGTCGCTCGTCGAGTTCACCCGGTTCATGCCGATCCCCGTCGCCGTCGGCAATACGACCAACCCCGAGGCGGCATTCCAGCTGATGGAGCAGGGTGCGGCGGCCGTCTTCGTCGGGGTCGGCCCGGGCGCGGCCTGCACGACGCGCGAGGTCCTCGGCATCGGGATCCCCCAGGTGACCGCGATCAGCGACGTGGCCGGTGCCCGTGACGCGTTCTACGAGGCGAGCGGTCGGTACGTGCCGATCGTCGCCGACGGCGGGATGCGCCGGGGCGGCGAGATCGCCAAGGCGATCGCGGCCGGAGCGGACGTCGTCATGCTCGGGAGTCCACTGGCCCGCGCGGCCGAGGCGCCCGGCGGCGGCGTGAACTGGGGGATGGCCGCCCCGTCGCCGGTCCTGCCGCGGGGGACGCGGATCCGGGTCGGGACTGTCGGTCCGCTCGAGAGGATCCTGTACGGGCCGGCCGGCGTGACGGACGGATCGGAGAACCTCGTCGGTGCCCTTCGCCAGTCGATGGCGGCGCTCGGGGCCCGCACGATTCGCGAGATGCAGCAGGTCGAAATGGTGTATGCGCCGTCCGTCCAGACCGAGGGCAAGTCCTGGCAAAGGGGCCGTTAG
- a CDS encoding NUDIX domain-containing protein has translation MAFRPDLVDVWIHRMVDGTPEILLLRRAHGRILGGLWQGVSGTLEPEERVTAGALRELVEETGFGPTAIEAFYDLDLVNQFHWAPADAIVSAAVFAVRVRPDIEPILSHEHDAARWISLEAAHATVIWPGYRVALRAIADNLVDPDRAAWFELDLQGQRRIA, from the coding sequence ATGGCGTTCCGGCCGGACCTCGTCGACGTGTGGATCCACAGGATGGTGGACGGCACGCCCGAGATACTCCTCCTCCGCCGCGCCCACGGCCGGATCCTCGGCGGCCTGTGGCAGGGTGTCTCGGGCACGCTCGAGCCGGAGGAACGGGTGACGGCGGGCGCTCTCCGCGAGCTCGTCGAAGAGACAGGTTTCGGACCGACAGCGATCGAGGCGTTCTACGATCTCGACCTCGTGAACCAGTTCCACTGGGCGCCGGCCGATGCGATCGTCAGCGCTGCCGTGTTCGCGGTGCGCGTTCGCCCGGACATCGAGCCGATCCTCTCGCACGAACACGACGCGGCTCGCTGGATCTCGCTCGAAGCCGCCCACGCGACCGTCATCTGGCCCGGGTACCGCGTCGCCCTCCGCGCGATCGCCGACAACCTCGTCGACCCGGATCGAGCCGCCTGGTTCGAGCTCGACCTCCAGGGTCAACGGCGGATCGCCTGA
- a CDS encoding DinB family protein — protein MTWLDDLEAGAPDVVAAFSGIEAGRFVAVRREVRRRAGMGSAERIVDQLAAVAGALDALVSGLPDEAFAMPGGEAGWNVAEAIGHDAESRAGLAMAGSLAASGRWPADAPVVVPGVPGPAGADRDGLRRRLAASQRIVERAARAIAGHETDPCPLEHPLVGRLRCGEWLLFAGVHDLMHLEQLQGLAAQLGTVDAKVPG, from the coding sequence ATGACGTGGCTCGACGATCTGGAAGCCGGTGCCCCGGACGTCGTCGCGGCGTTCAGCGGGATCGAGGCCGGGCGGTTCGTTGCGGTCCGTCGTGAGGTCCGTCGCCGGGCCGGCATGGGTTCGGCCGAGAGGATCGTCGACCAGCTGGCGGCGGTCGCCGGGGCGCTCGACGCGCTCGTGTCCGGCCTGCCGGACGAGGCGTTCGCGATGCCCGGCGGCGAGGCGGGCTGGAACGTCGCCGAGGCGATCGGGCACGACGCGGAGTCGCGGGCCGGGTTGGCGATGGCGGGCTCCCTCGCCGCGTCCGGGCGCTGGCCGGCGGACGCGCCGGTCGTGGTCCCGGGCGTGCCGGGGCCGGCGGGGGCGGATCGGGACGGGCTGCGCCGGCGGCTGGCAGCGAGCCAGCGGATCGTGGAGCGGGCGGCTCGTGCCATCGCCGGCCACGAGACGGATCCGTGCCCGCTCGAACATCCGCTCGTCGGGCGGCTCCGCTGCGGCGAGTGGCTGCTCTTCGCCGGCGTCCACGACCTCATGCACCTCGAGCAGCTCCAGGGGCTCGCCGCGCAGCTCGGCACGGTCGACGCGAAGGTCCCGGGCTGA
- a CDS encoding cyclic-di-AMP receptor, with protein sequence MKLVVAIVHNEDAGALVEALLKREYRATRLHSSGGFLKQSNATIILGVEEPAVDEVMSIIAANCKARTQVVNPMPPIMEPGEFFMPYPLEVEVGGATVFVVPVDRFERL encoded by the coding sequence GTGAAGCTTGTCGTCGCGATCGTCCACAACGAGGACGCCGGTGCGCTCGTTGAGGCGCTCCTCAAGCGGGAATATCGCGCGACGCGACTCCATTCGTCCGGCGGCTTCCTCAAGCAATCGAACGCCACGATCATCCTCGGCGTCGAGGAGCCCGCCGTGGACGAGGTCATGTCGATCATCGCCGCGAACTGCAAGGCCCGGACCCAGGTCGTCAACCCGATGCCGCCCATCATGGAGCCGGGTGAGTTCTTCATGCCCTACCCGCTCGAAGTCGAGGTCGGCGGAGCGACGGTCTTCGTCGTCCCGGTCGATCGGTTCGAGCGGCTGTAG